In Pochonia chlamydosporia 170 chromosome 3, whole genome shotgun sequence, the following are encoded in one genomic region:
- a CDS encoding DnaJ domain-containing protein (similar to Colletotrichum gloeosporioides Nara gc5 XP_007278097.1), with protein MAGDESQDDLAALSALDSEAAEFKKDTEIDRILRAFRLDAYAVMDLQPGVPESDIKKTYRTKSILIHPDKTKNPRAPEAFDRLKKAETELRDEKHRERLDEAIADARMLLIRENKWNVDSPELQTDDFKKKWREKSKEVLIDNEHRRRRQMKAQMQEEGREQRKQDAELEERKRKRQHEQDWESTRDERISSWRTFQKGKSSADGEKKKKKKLKPIG; from the exons ATGGCTGGAGACGAATCCCAAGATGACCTGGCTGCGCTCTCAGCTCTCGATTCTGAGGCTGCAGAATTCAAGAAG GATACTGAGATTGATCGAATCCTGCGAGCATTCAGACTAGATGC CTACGCCGTAATGGACCTTCAACCCGGCGTTCCAGAGTCAGACATCAAGAAGACATATCGCACAAAGtccatcctcatccaccCCGATAAAACCAAGAATCCCCGCGCCCCTGAAGCATTCGACCGTCTAAAAAAGGCCGAAACAGAATTACGGGACGAGAAGCACCGCGAAAGATTAGACGAAGCCATTGCCGACGCCCGAATGCTACTCATCCGCGAAAACAAATGGAACGTGGACAGCCCCGAGCTCCAAACAGACGACTTCAAAAAGAAGTGGCGCGAAAAGTCAAAAGAGGTGCTGATTGACAACGAGCATCGCCGCAGACGACAGATGAAGGCGCAGATGCAGGAAGAGGGTCGCGAGCAGCGCAAACAAGACGCCgagctggaggagaggaagCGCAAGAGGCAGCATGAGCAGGATTGGGAGTCTACGCGAGATGAGAGGATTAGTAGCTGGCGAACGTTTCAGAAGGGAAAGTCTAGCGCTgatggggagaagaagaaaaagaagaagctgaagcctattggatga
- a CDS encoding short-chain dehydrogenase/reductase (similar to Metarhizium robertsii ARSEF 23 XP_007822583.1), whose translation MAIDKAAVSFNPEKDIPPLDGKVILVTGGNNGLGKQAICEYVKHKPKQVWLAARNVTAAQEVVDEIHQYQPESSVKVLQLDLTSFESVKKASQRFLAESDRLDILMLNAGIMAAAPGLTENGYEVQFGTNHMGHALLTKLLLPVLERTASEPGSDVRIVSLSSRGHFLAPKEGIVFDSLKTTADGMRAFERYGQSKLANVLFARQLAAQYPQFTVTAIHPGVVRTNLVNGMSGVSITQRALGPLANYFFTPVNQGAKNQLWASVAKDVKSGAYYEPVGVSGKASRFGRDEDLAKELWDWTVRELDGWSL comes from the coding sequence atggccattgacaaggcTGCCGTCTCATTCAACCCCGAGAAAGATATCCCCCCGCTTGACGGTAAAGTCATCCTAGTCACAGGTGGGAACAATGGACTCGGAAAGCAAGCTATATGCGAGTACGTCAAGCACAAGCCGAAGCAGGTCTGGCTCGCGGCCAGAAACGTCACCGCCGCACAAGAAGTAGTAGATGAGATCCACCAATACCAACCAGAATCCTCCGTCAAAGTCCTACAATTGGATTTAACATCCTTCGAATCCGTAAAGAAAGCTTCACAGAGATTCCTCGCCGAGTCAGATCGGCTCGACATCCTCATGCTAAACGctggcatcatggccgcGGCGCCTGGGCTCACAGAGAACGGCTACGAAGTTCAATTCGGCACGAATCACATGGGTCACGCACTTCTCACGAAGCTCCTACTCCCTGTTCTGGAAAGAACTGCCTCGGAGCCCGGTTCCGACGTCAGGATAGTCTCGTTGTCTTCAAGGGGGCATTTCCTGGCTCCAAAGGAAGGAATTGTGTTTGACTCACTCAAGACCACTGCGGATGGGATGCGGGCGTTTGAGAGATATGGCCAGAGCAAGTTGGCCAATGTGCTGTTTGCGCGACAACTGGCGGCGCAGTATCCCCAATTTACTGTTACGGCTATTCACCCGGGTGTTGTGAGGACGAATTTGGTCAATGGCATGTCTGGCGTGTCGATTACGCAGAGGGCTTTGGGACCCTTGGCGAATTACTTCTTCACTCCAGTGAATCAGGGGGCTAAGAATCAGCTGTGGGCGTCTGTTGCGAAGGACGTGAAGAGCGGTGCGTATTATGAGCCTGTTGGGGTGAGTGGGAAGGCGAGTAGGTTTGGTAGGGATGAGGATTTGGCGAAGGAGTTGTGGGATTGGACTGTACGTGAGCTTGATGGGTGGTCTTTGTGA
- a CDS encoding FAD linked oxidase (similar to Metarhizium robertsii ARSEF 23 XP_007817114.1) — protein MASSVTGTDRLSCSFVVPNQDAAASDVISRWSDLYTSLPALSVTPKTEEDVIAALMVAKENNLRVIPSGGGHGTFLKIGSQSLIMDLKLFKSIQLDKENDSVRIGGGVTTGELLKSLASEGYYTTVPNSNAVGVVGAILGGGNTGQNGLHGFMVDNVVAFRVITAEGNAIEVHSASTGDELALFHALRGAGHGLGVVTSAVMKVYPITSLHLSEDKLWTRTLIFPPPALNDAVKAFFTFTHLAEQINVQLTFLRAPPGFPSPGAPLIISSASFFGSGEDAEKASSPLFDENLVSKAVKADTALIPLANMNDGLEAHNAHGGFKTMNAARVKSVTPEVITKAFAAWIKGTDEIQDAKRTVVIFHAFNPNKLQVNGVGQDGKGVFLESRDRGFNFTVSAWCVNPSSQGKLLELVDELLAIGRSSDTVAPRTMPNTMRFNESLENLFDEERLSELKRVKKVWDAEGLFFSPYARARDSKC, from the coding sequence ATGGCTTCGTCAGTGACCGGCACAGACCGCCTCAGCTGCTCTTTCGTTGTTCCAAACCAGGACGCAGCCGCCAGTGATGTCATCTCACGGTGGTCAGATTTATACACTTCTCTTCCTGCATTGTCGGTGACGCCAAAGACAGAGGAAGATGTGATTGCTGCGCTCATGGTCGCCAAGGAAAATAACCTCAGGGTCATTCCCTCTGGTGGCGGTCACGGTACCTTCCTTAAAATTGGTTCACAATCTCTGATCATGGACCTCAAACTCTTCAAATCTATCCAGCTGGATAAGGAGAATGACTCGGTGCGAATTGGCGGAGGCGTCACGACTGGCGAGTTGCTCAAGTCACTTGCAAGTGAAGGCTACTATACCACAGTCCCCAACTCTaatgctgttggtgttgttggcgcaATTCTCGGAGGTGGAAACACAGGTCAGAACGGCTTACACGGCTTCATGGTCGACAATGTTGTTGCATTCCGAGTTATAACCGCTGAGGGGAATGCCATTGAAGTCCATTCAGCATCCACTGGAGACGAGCTCGCCCTGTTTCATGCCCTACGCGGTGCTGGCCACGGACTTGGCGTTGTCACATCAGCCGTCATGAAGGTATATCCTATTACTTCTCTGCATTTGTCTGAAGACAAGCTCTGGACGAGGACTTTGATCTTCCCGCCTCCGGCACTAAATGATGCTGTCAAAGCCTTCTTTACCTTCACACATCTTGCGGAACAGATTAATGTTCAGCTCACCTTTCTTCGCGCGCCTCCCGGCTTTCCCTCGCCGGGTGCTCCTCTGATCATTTCGTCTGCCTCATTCTTTGGCTCCGGTGAAGATGCAGAAAAAGCATCCAGTCCGCTCTTTGACGAGAACTTGGTTTCCAAGGCAGTGAAAGCTGATACCGCACTTATACCGCTTGCAAACATGAACGACGGCCTGGAAGCACATAATGCCCACGGGGGCTTTAAAACCATGAACGCCGCTCGTGTCAAGTCGGTCACGCCGGAGGTCATTACCAAAGCATTCGCAGCGTGGATCAAGGGCACGGATGAAATTCAGGATGCTAAACGTACTGTTGTAATTTTTCACGCCTTCAACCCAAACAAGCTGCAGGTCAATGGggttggacaagatggaaaaggcGTGTTCCTGGAAAGTCGCGATCGCGGGTTTAATTTCACCGTATCTGCGTGGTGTGTGAACCCGAGTTCTCAAGGGAAACTGCTCGAGTTGGTGGATGAGCTTTTGGCGATCGGGCGAAGCAGTGACACTGTTGCCCCGAGGACAATGCCCAATACAATGAGGTTTAACGAAAGTTTGGAAAATTTGTTTGACGAGGAAAGATTGTCTGAGCTGAAGCGTGTGAAGAAGGTGTGGGATGCAGAAGGATTATTCTTCAGCCCGTACGCGAGAGCACGGGACAGTAAATGCTAA
- a CDS encoding sin3 binding region of histone deacetylase complex subunit SAP30 domain-containing protein — MAPPKSSRAVGDDHKADNASTGSKEKGTGPTSAKMRRGASQSSASQLREAANAPTSAPSQNAVESQAPTINWSSFERDALHTYRREHQLNTPASFVSKFHHSVLSRPGSIGHYSPTMIRKQQARRESKDTLAKAVRKHFNGLGIQENDVIVDFIYRIRSEKISRAGGPNRQPGIIWDH, encoded by the exons atggcacctCCGAAGTCCTCACGGGCTGTCGGTGACGATCACAAGGCGGACAACGCCAGCACTGGTTCCAAAGAAAAAGGCACTGGACCGACCTCAGCCAAGATGCGTCGTGGAGCAAGCCAGTCCAGTGCTTCACAATTACGAGAAGCAGCAAATGCTCCTACATCAGCTCCTTCACAAAATGCTGTAGAGTCGCAAGCACCAACG ATCAATTGGTCCTCTTTTGAACGCGATGCACTCCATACGTACCGTCGCGAGCATCAATTAAATACACCAGCCTCGTTCGTTAGCAAGTTCCATCACTCAGTGTTGTCTCGCCCTGGTAGCATCGGCCATTACTCTCCAACAATGATTCGGAAGCAACAAGCCCGTCGGGAGAGTAAAGACACCTTGGCAAAAGCTGTTAGGAAGCACTTTAACGGCCTTGGAATACAGGAAAATGACGTAATCGTCGATTTCATATACAGAATCCGAAGCGAAAAGATATCCAGAGCAGGGGGGCCAAATAGGCAACCCGGAATCATCTGGGACCACTAA
- a CDS encoding C2H2 finger domain-containing protein (similar to Neosartorya fischeri NRRL 181 XP_001261543.1) — MAHTQLSPNNRASSSQAPGGPYEGPMPAEYQDTTHHPTDVIALDQMAMPSVVPVFGDDGGMNKSPYVGMPEDFMAYLFNSLPSQDSPPGYGLHGVASNYGELQDTHYSTPFLVNGMTQTGHFPTASQHIMSVTNLLDENSPETNISDERSQEIFDFIFDRFHEQDVAPPERSRDSIVSGNREHDNHMLSRRMMQAYLGSYWYHFSDQLPILHRPTFDSGRTPNLLLLAMMTIGAACLDRTYGQQVLTAGAKLSNFIARHLRWEIFMDTNFRPPAKLWVFQTLILLELYEKMFSTRELHERAHIHHATMITLMRRGRSLIGKSSMDSPPNQRETPNGSKTAPGIGQTPEEWWNHWVTNEATKRAAFAAFIIDSTHSTMFGHSAVMVTHEMRLPLPCDESLWRARSSAEVGRAEASLNARGIRPISFLEGLKCTLSHQDVKTTSFGRTALMAGLMSVTYHMQQRDLQVNVLGGGVIQALGGRDKWRAALTRAYDWWKSDFDRGLEDNEPSNDPYGQGSTRNEAHIVFGSRTVLHNLAHMAMHADIVDCQMFARAKRLLGRTIGAQEFSSAQKRVKEQWAPSARARDATFYALKLLSSVLLPDAAVSTNTASPWPKGVYETRYDVLMNRPWVLYFAALIVWCYGYALEGPCGDVTRNNTADESQQQMKHYLLRYASVADPDELRTMRGINNNTALLTVLRDSFGNTRWDLLHEGAHLMRNCIILNSGGTV, encoded by the exons ATGGCACACACCCAGCTTTCGCCAAACAATAGGGCTTCGTCGTCACAAGCACCTGGTGGCCCATATGAAGGACCAATGCCGGCGGAATACCAAGATACAACCCATCACCCTACGGATGTCATTGCCCTTGATCAGATGGCCATGCCAAGTGTCGTTCCTGTGttcggtgatgatggtggcatGAACAAATCACCATACGTGGGCATGCCTGAAGACTTCATGGCGTATTTATTCAATTCACTTCCTTCTCAAGACTCACCTCCAGGATATGGACTTCATGGGGTGGCTTCCAA TTATGGGGAATTGCAGGACACGCATTATTCAACACCATTCCTAGTCAATGGTATGACGCAGACTGGCCACTTTCCTACCGCATCTCAGCATATCATGTCTGTGACCAACTTACTTGACGAAAATTCGCCTGAAACGAACATATCAGATGAGAGAAGCCAAGAAATCTTTGATTTCATCTTTGACCGGTTTCATGAACAAGATGTTGCCCCGCCTGAACGAAGCCGAGACAGCATTGTAAGCGGCAACCGAGAGCACGACAACCATATGCTGAGTCGTAGAATGATGCAAGCATACCTTGGTTCCTATTGGTATCACTTCAGCGATCAGCTTCCGATTTTGCATCGACCAACTTTCGACTCTGGCAGGACACCAAATCTACTGCTACTAGCAATGATGACTATCGGAGCTGCTTGTCTAGATCGAACATATGGGCAACAGGTCCTAACAGCAGGTGCCAAACTTTCAAATTTCATTGCCCGGCATCTGAGATGGGAAATCTTTATGGATACAAACTTCCGGCCCCCCGCAAAGCTGTGGGTTTTCCAAACGCTGATTCTGTTGGAGTTATATGAAAAGATGTTTTCAACAAGAGAACTGCATGAACGTGCTCATATTCATCATGCAACCATGATTACACTCATGCGTCGAGGTCGGTCACTTATTGGGAAATCGTCCATGGATTCACCTCCCAATCAAAGGGAAACACCGAATGGCTCCAAAACGGCGCCCGGCATCGGCCAAACGCCGGAAGAATGGTGGAATCATTGGGTTACCAACGAGGCTACCAAACGGGCAGCATTCGCTGCTTTTATCATCGATTCTACCCATTCCACCATGTTTGGGCACTCGGCAGTGATGGTTACTCATGAAATGAGGCTGCCATTGCCCTGTGACGAATCTTTATGGCGAGCGAGAAGCAGTGCTGAGGTAGGAAGGGCCGAGGCCAGTCTCAATGCTAGAGGCATTCGCCCAATCTCTTTTCTTGAAGGACTCAAGTGTACATTGAGCCATCAGGACGTCAAGACAACGTCTTTCGGAAGGACTGCTCTCATGGCCGGCCTGATGAGCGTGACATATCATATGCAGCAACGAGATCTTCAGGTCAACGTCCTCGGTGGGGGAGTGATCCAAGCCTTGGGTGGTCGAGACAAGTGGCGCGCGGCATTGACAAGGGCGTACGACTGGTGGAAGAGCGATTTCGACAGAGGACTTGAGGATAATGAGCCGTCTAATGATCCTTACGGCCAAGGAAGCACCAGAAATGAAGCGCACATTGTGTTTGGCAGCCGGACGGTTTTGCACAATCTGGCTCACATGGCGATGCATGCGGATATCGTTGACTGCCAAATGTTTGCCCGTGCGAAACGACTCCTTGGAAGAACTATTGGCGCTCAAGAATTTAGCAGTGCTCAGAAGCGTGTCAAGGAACAATGGGCACCGTCGGCGAGAGCACGAGACGCCACGTTTTATGCATTAAAACTTTTGAGCTCTGTCCTGCTGCCAGATGCAGCAGTCTCTACGAATACAGCCAGTCCCTGGCCCAAAGGCGTTTATGAGACTCGCTACGATGTTCTAATGAACCGGCCTTGGGTTCTCTACTTTGCTGCCTTGATAGTTTGGTGTTACGGGTACGCACTGGAAGGACCCTGTGGCGATGTGACGAGAAATAATACTGCAGACGAGAGTCAGCAGCAAATGAAGCACTATCTGCTAAGATATGCGAGCGTTGCGGATCCGGATGAGCTACGGACCATGCGAGGCATCAACAATAATACGGCGCTGTTGACGGTGTTGCGGGACTCGTTCGGGAATACAAGGTGGGATCTACTGCATGAAGGCGCTCATTTAATGAGAAACTGTATAATTTTGAACAGTGGTGGCACTGTGTGA
- a CDS encoding thioesterase superfamily protein (similar to Metarhizium robertsii ARSEF 23 XP_007822586.1): MVDKKYTDVYDDPVERAKAWLTKDDDDNWKAGEWMSKLLPHLAVSAANPDAPAPSVTFTFTCLEEHCNRLGNLHGGAAATLFDLCTTIPLVLISKPGFWQFLGVTRNLNVTYFRPVPKGEEVIIECEALQVGKRLATMKGVMKRKRDGQIVSIAEHLKANIDPEPKL; this comes from the exons ATGGTCGACAAAAAATACACAGACGTCTACGACGACCCCGTCGAGCGGGCCAAAGCCTGGCTCAccaaagacgacgatgacaacTGGAAAGCAGGC GAATGGATGTCCAAACTCCTTCCACACCTCGCCGTCTCTGCCGCCAACCCCGACGCCCCAGCACCATCCGTAACCTTCACATTCACCTGTCTAGAAGAGCACTGCAACCGCCTGGGTAACCTCCATGGCGGTGCAGCAGCCACCCTCTTTGACCTGTGCACCACCATCCCCCTTGTCCTCATTAGCAAGCCTGGATTCTGGCAATTCCTCGGCGTCACCCGCAATCTGAACGTCACCTATTTCAGACCCGTACccaagggcgaggaggtCATCATTGAGTGTGAGGCGCTTCAGGTGGGCAAGAGATTGGCCACAATGAAGGGCGTTatgaagagaaagagggATGGGCAGATTGTGAGCATTGCTGAGCACTTGAAAGCAAATATCGATCCTGAGCCCAAGTTATAA
- a CDS encoding peroxisome assembly protein (similar to Verticillium alfalfae VaMs.102 XP_003004811.1) has protein sequence MEFVTALRGTFDDNKPSLFEVLSEQQLNGLLPPTLRYLLTVATQRHPRYLLRILNSFDELYAVSMLVVERHYLRTRGGSFTENFYGLKREKALRGEIPRASTSAPHLVRETLKLSTSDVWKNLAVLVGVPYLKRKLDESFEVNAPRALLGSAYTRMPENPTLKDRFLHYYRWFLTNIYPSVNAAYYFALLAFNLGYLFDRTKYHNPLMWLIGTRLRRMTGADYQAIDALSQPKPGNRPGSRSIFSPSELGSKLLSSLSVLLPMSIFALKFLEWWYQSDFAKQLSRKATENIDLPPPIVNGVQKKAQSTGDESAKAEKNAEEGDNQVLSAEDAPIATPSLLPVYVVSTPKDTSQCPICQDDIVTPTACQTGVVYCYTCIHKWIEGTHDKQESFMEKRKGKWESGIGRCAVTGKRVLGGTEGLRRIMI, from the coding sequence ATGGAGTTCGTCACTGCCCTTCGAGGCACCTTTGACGATAACAAGCCGTCGCTATTCGAAGTGCTTTCAGAACAGCAGCTCAACGGCTTGTTGCCACCCACATTACGATACCTCCTCACAGTTGCGACACAAAGACATCCTCGGTATCTGCTACGGATACTCAACTCCTTCGATGAGCTCTACGCCGTGTCTATGCTCGTTGTTGAGCGACACTACTTGCGAACCCGAGGCGGATCCTTTACCGAAAACTTCTATGGCCtgaagagagaaaaggcCTTGCGGGGCGAGATACCGCGTGCGAGCACATCTGCTCCGCACCTGGTCCGGGAAACGCTGAAATTATCGACGAGCGACGTTTGGAAAAACTTGGCCGTCTTGGTTGGTGTACCATATCTAAAGCGCAAGCTGGATGAAAGCTTCGAAGTGAATGCGCCAAGGGCGCTGCTCGGATCAGCCTATACTCGAATGCCCGAGAATCCTACCCTCAAAGACCGATTCTTGCACTATTACCGATGGTTTCTGACGAATATATACCCCAGCGTCAATGCCGCTTACTATTTTGCCCTATTGGCCTTCAATCTTGGTTACCTGTTCGACAGGACCAAATATCATAATCCACTCATGTGGCTGATTGGAACTCGACTTCGACGAATGACGGGCGCTGATTACCAGGCCATTGATGCTCTGTCCCAACCCAAGCCAGGGAACCGACCAGGATCGCGGTCAATATTCTCTCCAAGCGAGCTGGGCTCCAAGCTTTTGTCCAGCTTGTCGGTTCTTTTGCCGATGAGCATATTCGCATTGAAGTTTTTGGAATGGTGGTACCAGTCagactttgccaagcagTTGTCGCGCAAGGCAACCGAGAACATTGATCTCCCCCCACCTATTGTAAATGGAGTTCAAAAGAAGGCACAGTCAACTGGAGACGAGAGTGCCAAGGCTGAAAAGAATGCAGAAGAGGGAGACAATCAAGTCCTCTCAGCGGAAGACGCTCCAATTGCGACGCCGTCTTTGCTACCCGTCTACGTGGTGTCAACGCCCAAGGATACCTCACAGTGCCCCATCTGCCAAGACGACATAGTTACCCCGACAGCCTGCCAGACGGGCGTCGTGTACTGCTACACGTGTATTCACAAGTGGATAGAAGGCACGCACGACAAGCAAGAGAGCTTCATGGAAAAGCGAAAAGGAAAATGGGAGAGCGGCATTGGCAGATGTGCGGTGACTGGGAAACGTGTTCTCGGCGGGACTGAGGGTTTACGTCGAATCATGATATGA
- a CDS encoding glycoside hydrolase family 16 (similar to Trichoderma reesei QM6a XP_006962350.1), whose translation MAHYALATSYAGESLLSGFNWFDGADPSHGFVSYQSRPNAEALGLYSVDENTGVVRLGVDSTNTYSTYEQGRPSIRLESKESYNHGLFIADFLHMPPSQCGLWPAFWTYGPNWPAGGEVDIIEGANDQYHNILSAHTAPGCSVGYDLSSDFLGVQRSTNCDVGTDNVGCGYESPVGDASAYGDGFNAANGGVYAMEWDDEYIKIWHFARGNIPRDIRKKEPDPNGWGLPDAIFGGRSCDVDNFFKDMSLVININFCGDWGNAIWGKTDGCGAYASTCSEYVGSNPEAFSNAYWDVRYIDAYQKSNEARSSPPSNPSPDEPASSTTTMTTSMTTTVTVNGHKTTKVIDGDAKHTPRPDITTSFISPSEAAAPKNPTKVDDSAYLGCYSSSDGFKTFHMVQDSKDMTVGQCVKLCRESMFAGVYDTQCFCADSLDANTRAANAKDGDVCDHPCPGDDAQYCGGLAKNIGELANATAPAKNEKFGNNPTTGAPSYKFTNSTGNSTLQNTFHVASKKLQARRMDKNILLTVYGVVKNETPPPPPPPMAPGQNVTYTFTDYATETKYKTVVPVQVTGAPDAKFVVNTRPGKSMKDKTVTETVRPTEVVIEDCASTEAPTVQTSKIHWQKSSRFDPPVPVETETPLPTVDTSEETGSPTPAVVTAGAGGAWSETKLVTLGLAVLVVAVLL comes from the exons ATGGCTCACTACGCCCTGGCCACGTCCTACGCAGGGGAATCGCTCCTCTCAGGATTCAACTGGTTCGATGGGGCTGATCCCTCCCACGGCTTCGTTTCCTACCAGAGTCGTCCGAATGCTGAGGCACTGGGTCTGTATTCAGTTGATGAGAATACGGGAGTCGTGAGATTAGGTGTCGACAGCACGAATACATATTCAACGTATGAGCAGGGACGGCCGAGTATACGGCTTGAAAGCAAGGAGTCTTACAACCATGGTCTCTTTATTGCCGACTTTTTACACATGCCTCCTTCGCAATGTGGTTTATGGCCAGCTT TCTGGACATATGGGCCTAATTGGCCTGCTGGGGGAgaagtcgacatcatcgAAGGCGCCAACGACCAGTATCACAACATTCTTTCCGCACACACAGCTCCCGGCTGCAGTGTTGGCTATGATCTCAGCAGTGATTTCTTGGGGGTTCAACGCTCGACGAACTGCGACGTTGGGACTGATAATGTTGGCTGTGGGTATGAATCACCTGTGGGTGATGCGTCTGCGTATGGGGATGGCTTCAACGCTGCTAATGGGGGTGTGTATGCCATGGAGTGGGATGATGAGTACATCAAGATTTGGCACTTTGCGAGAGGGAATATTCCCAGGGATATTCGTAAGAAGGAGCCTGATCCGAATGGTTGGGGGTTGCCGGATGCTATTTTTGGTGGGCGGAGCTGTGATGTGGACAACTTTTTCAAGGATATGAGTCTTGTTATTAATATT AATTTCTGCGGTGATTGGGGAAACGCCATCTGGGGCAAAACCGACGGCTGCGGCGCCTACGCATCAACATGCAGTGAATACGTGGGCAGCAACCCGGAAGCATTTTCGAATGCCTACTGGGACGTTCGATACATTGACGCCTACCAGAAGAGCAACGAGGCTCgttcctctcctccttctAACCCTTCTCCCGACGAACCAGCCAGttcaaccaccaccatgaccaCATCCATGACCACAACCGTCACCGTCAACGGCCACAAGACCACCAAAGTCATCGACGGGGACGCAAAACACACtcccagaccagacatcaccacctcaTTCATCTCCCCCAGCGAGGCTGCTGCGCCAAAGAATCCCACCAAGGTTGACGACTCCGCATACCTGGGCTGCTACAGCTCAAGCGACGGCTTCAAGACCTTCCACATGGTCCAAGACAGCAAGGACATGACTGTCGGGCAATGCGTCAAGCTCTGCCGCGAATCCATGTTCGCGGGCGTCTACGACACGCAGTGCTTCTGCGCAGACTCACTAGATGCGAATACGCGCGCTGCCAACGCCAAGGACGGGGATGTGTGCGATCATCCTTGTCCCGGTGATGACGCTCAGTattgtggtggtttggcaAAGAATATCGGCGAGTTGGCTAATGCAACTGCGCCAGCGAAGAATGAAAAATTCGGCAACAATCCAACGACAGGCGCACCAAGCTACAAATTTACAAATTCGACGGGAAATTCCACACTACAGAATACATTCCACGTTGCttcgaagaagctgcaggcGCGACGTATGGACAAGAATATCCTACTTACTGTCTACGGGGTCGTCAAGAACGagacgccgccgccgccgcctccgcccATGGCACCAGGTCAGAATGTAACGTACACGTTTACGGATTACGCTACGGAGACGAAGTACAAGACTGTTGTGCCTGTTCAGGTGACTGGCGCGCCggatgccaagtttgtggTGAATACGCGGCCTGGGAAATCGATGAAAGACAAGACTGTCACTGAGACGGTTAGACCGACGGAGGTAGTTATTGAGGATTGCGCAAGTACTGAAGCTCCTACCGTGCAGACGAGCAAGATTCATTGGCAGAAGTCTTCGCGGTTCGATCCCCCTGTGCCGGTGGAGACGGAGACGCCCCTGCCTACGGTTGATACTTCGGAGGAGACTGGCAGTCCTACACCTGCAGTGGTGactgctggtgctgggggTGCTTGGAGCGAGACAAAGTTGGTGACGTTGGGATTGGCGGTGTTAGTTGTTGCGGTGTTGCTTTGA